The proteins below come from a single Streptomyces spongiicola genomic window:
- a CDS encoding cytochrome c biogenesis CcdA family protein, giving the protein MSDIGYLAAFLGGLLALLSPCSALLLPAFFAYSIDTTSRLIARTCVFYAGLATTLVPLGAAGSFAGRLFYGHRDLLVAVGGWLIIVLGVAQLAGLGFASRRLTEAGGRIRPTTALSVYALGAVYGLAGFCAGPILGSVLTVAALSGSPAYGGLLLAVYALGMAVPLFALALLWERCDLPRRRWLRGRTLRIAGRFELHTTSALSGLFFILLGTVFLVFDGTTALPGLLSVDDSFAAEQWASSAGRAVPDWLLLSLVVAVAAIVLAVRGLRGRDRV; this is encoded by the coding sequence GTGAGCGACATCGGCTATCTGGCCGCCTTCCTGGGCGGCCTGCTCGCTCTGCTCAGCCCCTGCAGCGCCCTGCTGCTGCCCGCGTTCTTCGCGTACTCGATCGACACCACGTCCCGGCTGATCGCGCGTACCTGCGTCTTCTACGCGGGCCTGGCGACGACCCTGGTCCCGCTGGGTGCAGCGGGCTCGTTCGCCGGACGCCTCTTCTACGGCCACCGCGACCTGCTGGTCGCGGTGGGCGGCTGGCTGATCATCGTGCTCGGGGTGGCCCAGCTGGCGGGCCTCGGATTCGCCTCCCGCCGCCTCACCGAGGCCGGCGGACGGATCCGCCCCACCACCGCGCTCTCCGTCTACGCCCTCGGCGCGGTCTACGGACTCGCCGGCTTCTGCGCGGGTCCGATCCTCGGCAGCGTCCTCACGGTGGCGGCCCTCAGCGGAAGCCCCGCGTACGGGGGTCTCCTCCTCGCCGTCTACGCACTGGGCATGGCGGTGCCGCTGTTCGCACTGGCCCTGCTGTGGGAACGCTGCGACCTGCCACGCCGACGCTGGCTGCGCGGACGCACCCTGCGGATCGCCGGGCGCTTCGAACTGCACACCACCTCGGCCCTGTCCGGCCTGTTCTTCATCCTCCTCGGCACCGTCTTCCTCGTCTTCGACGGCACGACCGCCCTCCCGGGGCTGCTGTCCGTCGACGACTCCTTCGCCGCGGAGCAGTGGGCCTCCTCCGCGGGGCGTGCGGTCCCCGACTGGTTGCTGCTCTCCCTGGTGGTGGCGGTCGCGGCGATCGTCCTCGCGGTTCGCGGGCTGCGCGGGCGGGACCGGGTGTGA
- a CDS encoding DsbA family protein, protein MPTSRTPARGGTRPARSVKPFAYGAAVAAAAVLLGFVSYTATKPDDPATGGHSVADVSAEPDAGVYPELEKLARRDAGDPLALGRTDAPVVMVEYADFKCGYCGKFARDTEPQLIRKYVEKGVLRIEWRNFPIFGEESEAAARAAWAAGQQGRFWQFHKAAYADGAKEQGFGEQRLRELAAAAGVRDLARFGRDADSEEARQAVARDQEEGYGLGATSTPSFVVNGRPIAGAQPERTFVEAIEAAREAAATEPAGPESAPTTPAPGATAPGATAPGDTASDGTASGSTASGAGAPGGTAAATPAQDAAGGE, encoded by the coding sequence ATGCCCACGTCACGCACTCCTGCCCGCGGCGGCACCCGCCCCGCCCGCTCCGTCAAGCCGTTCGCCTACGGCGCCGCCGTGGCCGCCGCCGCGGTGCTGCTCGGCTTCGTCTCCTACACCGCCACCAAGCCCGACGACCCGGCGACGGGAGGGCACTCCGTGGCCGACGTCTCCGCCGAGCCGGACGCCGGCGTCTACCCCGAACTGGAGAAACTCGCCCGGCGCGACGCCGGCGACCCGCTGGCGCTGGGCCGCACCGACGCGCCCGTGGTGATGGTCGAGTACGCCGACTTCAAGTGCGGCTACTGCGGGAAGTTCGCCCGCGACACCGAGCCGCAGCTGATCCGGAAGTACGTGGAGAAGGGCGTTCTGCGCATCGAGTGGCGCAACTTCCCGATCTTCGGAGAGGAGTCGGAGGCCGCTGCCCGGGCCGCCTGGGCCGCCGGGCAGCAGGGCCGCTTCTGGCAGTTCCACAAGGCCGCGTACGCCGACGGCGCCAAGGAGCAGGGCTTCGGCGAGCAGCGGCTCAGGGAACTCGCCGCGGCGGCCGGGGTGCGGGACCTGGCGCGTTTCGGCCGCGACGCGGACAGCGAGGAGGCGCGTCAGGCCGTGGCCAGGGACCAGGAGGAGGGCTACGGGCTGGGCGCCACGTCCACGCCGTCGTTCGTCGTCAACGGCCGTCCGATCGCGGGCGCCCAGCCCGAGCGGACCTTCGTCGAAGCGATCGAGGCGGCCCGGGAGGCCGCGGCCACGGAACCCGCGGGACCCGAGTCGGCCCCGACGACCCCGGCCCCGGGTGCGACGGCCCCGGGTGCGACGGCGCCCGGCGACACCGCCTCGGACGGCACCGCTTCGGGCAGCACCGCCTCGGGCGCGGGTGCTCCCGGCGGGACCGCCGCCGCGACCCCGGCGCAGGACGCGGCGGGCGGCGAGTGA